Proteins encoded within one genomic window of Alteribacter populi:
- a CDS encoding RsfA family transcriptional regulator, with translation MKVRQDAWSQEDDLLLAETVLRHIREGSTQLNAFDEVGDALNRTSAACGFRWNAVVRNKYDDAIKLAKKHRKERKRRVANDAKPVSTYNAIAKQQYAPEKAYQTEVSEEKEVEMDIAMPSISTRKRDLTLTDVIDFLEKMAQNNYMSATAKVENERLVRENDFLNKKVEELSARLKELENEHKVVEEDYQSIIQIMNRARRMALLEEESEEDRAAPAFKMDKNGNLEKIAK, from the coding sequence ATGAAAGTTAGACAAGATGCATGGTCACAAGAGGACGATTTACTACTCGCAGAAACAGTATTAAGACATATCCGAGAAGGAAGCACACAATTAAATGCCTTTGATGAGGTGGGAGATGCATTAAACCGTACATCAGCAGCATGCGGTTTCCGGTGGAACGCAGTTGTTCGCAATAAATACGACGATGCAATCAAACTAGCAAAAAAACATCGTAAAGAACGGAAGCGACGTGTTGCAAATGATGCGAAACCAGTATCAACTTATAATGCAATCGCAAAGCAACAATACGCCCCTGAAAAAGCATATCAAACGGAAGTCTCTGAAGAAAAAGAGGTGGAAATGGACATTGCTATGCCTTCCATTTCAACTCGCAAACGTGACCTTACACTGACCGATGTTATTGACTTTTTAGAAAAGATGGCGCAAAACAATTACATGTCGGCTACTGCTAAAGTAGAAAATGAAAGATTAGTTCGTGAAAATGACTTTTTGAATAAAAAAGTAGAGGAACTAAGTGCCCGCTTAAAAGAGTTAGAAAATGAACACAAAGTGGTGGAGGAAGATTATCAATCGATTATCCAAATCATGAACCGTGCACGACGCATGGCTCTTCTAGAGGAAGAAAGCGAAGAAGATCGTGCAGCTCCAGCATTTAAAATGGATAAAAACGGAAATTTGGAAAAGATCGCAAAATAA